TAAATATCTGTATTACCAATTTTATTGTAACTTTTCCATAttaattattttcgttttatgttcacaaaataattaatagaagacagttaataaaattgtatccAGACTAAAACAAGGTACTAACAATATTGTCACACCATTAAAACACTTTACACAGTATGCACAATCTTTTACATCTTTCAATTACCTTAAGCCCTTGTTGATATTATAACATAATATATAAACTCAAAACTCCTTACAAATTGAACTAGATGGTatgattttgacttcaaatgcCAACAACAAACGGTTTTTGTCATCTTATTTAAtgagattttcaaattaaaatcctTCCTTTATTTTAGCTTCAAAGGTTGGcctaaatgatttttaatgcCATGAAACGGTAGTTGAGCGCAATATAATCGTGTACCAAAGTTAAAATGTTAAGAGCACGTTTCACAATATTTATCTCTACcaaaagaacatacaaaattacgtgcttcttcttttcaaatatgtaggtatagaatctaaaaaaaaaatataaatttattcgcATTTTGCTTTTTAACCCTCTCCGATTTAACTTCTGCAAAGGGTGAAAATCTATCATAAAGGAAGATGGTAATATGGAAAGCTAGACGTACACTTGTCTTGATTGCAATATAATTGATGATCAATTAAAAGTCAACATACAATGTGTGCGCTAGACCATTTGTATGCGGCTTTTTGTCATAAATctgattgtttttaaatattgaattaatttctGCTTTTTTCAAGCCTTGTATGTCTACTAATAGTAAATCCatctattttcataattttgtaaataaaacaaacgaagTTATTTAACAGAAACAGGATATAGTTGAATTTccatcatttaaaaacaataaatactgTACTTATTAAGAGAACAATACTTGaagatttaaagtttaataatatCTGCATAagcatattttaagaaaacatattGGCAAtagaagttattttaaatacgACTAcctaaatatacatatacataccgACGAGTATATTCAAATATCAATCATCGAAGTCCATGTAAAGTTCTAGGGATTAAAACTTGATATGAATAgagcaattaatttaaaaacgcaAAGCACAACAAAGTTGCTTAATATCACTTGTCTTAAAGTGCATTAGAACCTTTGAAATTAATGCATATACATTTTTGTCAAAGTGACAAAcataatatcttaaaaatagtGATTTATACAATGTTGCAATAACATCATAACCAACTCTCAGCCAAATGTGTTTATCGATTAacgtcattatttttaatttagtgcATGTTCGATTTAACAGCAACATTTTAgcccttttatttttattttgtattgtgatATATACTTATGAATAGggcaaccaaaaatatgttcgaacatattttttgttaacatcaCTTTAACTCGAGACTGTGATAGAAATGCGTTTCATTGAAATCTTCGTCTTTTAAACGTCATCTGTTAGGGcttatttttgcatatttcgCTAAAAATGCATATTGTTGCATTTTTGCTTTCAAAAGGCTTattattgcatatttttttttgtaaaggcaaggaataaaaacaaagcattaataagaaccaaaaaaaatcagaaaaaaattaaagctctaTCCAAAGTATAAACTTTTAGAGACAAAGAATCTGGACTGGAACTTCCTCCACAACCAGTCACATGGCTTGAAGCGGTGAACTACTACACCAAGCACTTCTGTGCGGGTTTTTGATACTTTTGACAACGAGGAAGCTGcatcagtaaacatttttaaagaccttaaaaaaacagaattgaaagccgaatacattttttttcacatcAAGATATGGGTTTCTAgtaatatcaatttcaaaacttgaatcACATCGTTTATCCCTCAATTCCAGCACACAAATTATAAGTGATGCAGTGAAGACAATCTACAGCAATAACAGCAAGGCTGCCAAAtcagtgaagaaaaaaatagaaaaagtaatGGAAAAAATGCTCGCTAAAAGTAATTGCAAGAGCTTTGTCAGGAAAGAAATCCATAGCAAGAGAAGACTATACAATTGCTGAAGTTTAAGCATTCAAATACGCTCCGATCACTTCTTTTGAAGATGAACGGAGCTTTTCCATGTATAAAAGTGTTTTTGGATCAAACAGACAAAActtccttttcaaaaattttagtgaaATGTTAGTTATttactgcaaacaaaaatttgaaatacattttcttatCGATCGCTGACATTAAAAAGTTCctgttattcaaaaataaatttgctttgttaacttaattttttttttctttttctacttaacaaattttttggatGTTTTATTTATCTCCAAAAAGTTGGAGTGAAGAAGGagagttttgatttttcttttttgattggtattgttattataaattaatttcccAAAGCAAATAACACTTGCTATGCACATCTTTTACATTTATCGAGCATATTTTGAGggcatttatttgatttttaagggTATATTATAAGCGCTTAAAACTAGTTTCGTAGGACATATTTATGGTTGCCCTACTTATGAATAATTATGATTATGACATGTGGGAGTTTTTGCAAGTAAAGGCATATTGaatgtttaatttgtatttgattcttcagtatgttttaattttattttctcgtGCTTCAACACTTATTTCCTCAACATATAAGCACTTCTCTCAtatcaaattttggttttttctatttttgttatactttatttttcaaatacatacaCTCAAATGAATATCATATGAAATATCACTTGACTGGCTAACAAATATAATTTCACGCTTTGTGACTTTTCACCCAACCGATAAAAAGGCATTGCAACCATTTTTTGCTCCCACAAAGATTTTTGTAActcattttgtgtttatttcagtAATTTGTTTGGGACCACTGTGTGTATCATATTTGACAAAGAATAAATTCTGTGAGAAGGCATCCCAAAATTCCCTAAATATAGAGAAAAGCTGGCGTTCGAAGAAGTTGtttggtaaatttaaaatatccctAAATGAAAggctttaaatacaaaattaggtggtgcaacagtcctttgagaactagtgacttacaactctcatccaCTCCTGTTTGCGAGAAATGTTGTTACGTATAGaggggcctacagttttaagctgaatccgaacggctaatttgagaaagcacttttatgacaagaattattttgGAGGGTTTGTCAAGAGagagaggcagtacccgtgaaaaaaaaactagttggtacaggcagggattgaatccaagacctctagcatgaacCATCATGACAAGGGTATTACTACTAAGATTAATAAGTTGAAAAACTGTTCTAAACAGCAAAAAATAAGCCAAGTTTGTATTTGAATCGATCAAGGAccatatttatgtacatttgcTAACCACCCAACATACCAATACATGGTTCTTTTTTGTCCTAGAAAATTCCAGCCAACTTTAGATAATGTGTAACTATTTACAATAAATATAGAATtagaatagaaataaatttggtgattttacatttaaatgctGCTAGCGCACATAATTATatgataatatataaatatgatTATTTGTTCTTCTGTGTTGGCCAACAAAAGCCTTTGCTGTATAACAAtgttatgaaaaattaataatttaggtTCAAAATGTCCCCACAAATTTCGTCTTCATTTATGTTAGAGGTAATTTCAATTTCCtactaaatttgttttatattgttcCTATTTTATTGCAGGAAAGTGCGACCCAATTGTTCAATTGATTTTCTACACAATTGGACTtccaatctaaataaaagttgataGGTGTCCTCTCAAAACTCTATCTGAAACTGCCCTAAAGAGTTATGTTATGTTACATTATATTTCTTTCCTCTTTTACCattcgtttgttttttattgtcaaCTCCTTCAACTCACTTTGGAAGGTATAttcatgtatgtacatatgtaacaTAAAGATTTAAGAGAGTTTACTTCAAACGCTATGGCGAAGGAGGCGACGGCGGCGGGGCTGAGGTAAAAATTCTATTACTTTAGCTATATTTTATAGAACACGATTCTTTATGTACTATATACAAACTCGAAGATGTATTCTTGTAATATACTAACACAATTTCTGGCCAGTTTGGAAAACACAAATCTCCTGAACCGCATAAGATTGAAAGCCTTCGCATTCTTTTACTTATATTACCACTTTGAATTCCCGGAGGTATTTTCAATTTGCATTTAATTCAGCAGTAAAATGGGTTCATGACTAAAATGATATACGAGCACATACATATTATTATGTACATTTCCttcagttttgaaattttattcgtTGGAATTTGCTTGCAATCGTTAAGAAATTTTGAGATCACtaactgtttgttttttaaagacgTCGCACACAAAggtactaatttaattttttggcaaTAATTTCTTGGAGTAACCAAACAGATTATTtgaaatgacaatttttttacaaaatgatttcttaTTTAGTAAACCACACGTTTTTCTCTGCATAAGGACTTATTCGTGGGAAACAATACAATatgtacaaaaatcaaaatatgtatacttttagaatttcttttgaaaaattagaacATGAGACGCAAGTATAATGTTatcaatctttgttttttttttttttttggacgaGGTGGATCGAGTCAAACATAATTCTATgtggatattttatattttctcttttgaaaattaatattatgtattatatTTCATTACAGCAATATCAATAAAACATCAATGAGGTCGATCTTTCTTCAAATTAGTCATAACGTTATGTATGTAGAGATATTTCAGAGAATAAGGCAATTATTCTAGTGCCGgttagttttgcaaaaaaaaacatacgagtatatttaaGTACAATACTAATCTAGACTAGATCTAAAGAAGTTGAACCTTTTTTAAGAGCTTTATTTTTAAccacatatatataaaataaattgtatcgttGGTGTTGCGTTTGTGATAAGAGTGATGCTGAAGCTATAATGTGTAACCGAGTGGAGCGAGTGATGCTTAAAAGCAGAGCCAAGCGACCATAATGTGTAACCGAGTGGAGCGAGTGATGCTTAAAAGCAGAGCCAAGCGACCAAGTAATTTTGTTCAGCTTGTCTACTGATGCAAGCGTTGAAAagcaaactattaaaaataaaagagcaaCTGCCACTATAAGTTGTATGTTTACCAGTTTATTGAACAGAATGCTTGCTAGGTTTAATTTGCTTTGCCCTTTTATACCAAAAAGGAAGAAACACATTATTGTTATATTAATTATGATAATGTGTTTTCTATTAACAAAATATAGCACTTTTGTTTATATGATATGATAGTGGAAAAAAGTGctgattattataaataaacaatttatataattaaaaaaatatatgttttatgtTGGTATAATATGTATGGTCTTGTTATATAACATGATTGTTTTGGAttaatagtattttttgtttgtttgtttgtggaCTGTATtgtaatgtttaattttgtaaaaacaagtCTTTGCCAAAAAAGAAGTTTAGTAAATTTAGGTATATGtaaatgttatttaatattcaatattataagtaatttaatgtaatgtattgtacaatttatgttttgttaccAATGTCCAAGTTAGGTGTGTACTCTGTGGTGTCCAAAATGTAAGAGAAagaattttctgtttaaaaGTTAGACTTAGCATGTAAGAATATGAATAACAAAAGGAAtgcaaaaataatgataaaaaagttACGTTATTTTACAATGTTTGTTGGGAGCGAGagtaaatttagaattttaattgcTGAATGTAAAGTTAGGGTGAAATGGGACATTGTTGGGCATAGTGTAGACTTAtgtttttcattacaaaacatTCAGCCCCCCCTGGAAGACTCCGGTCTTTCAGAAAACGGCAAAGGCGCTAGCTTAACGATGGGTCGAACATAATCACCATTCTTGGTACGAACGGTAACCACACGAATCCTTTCATCTGCACCAGGGTGAACTTCTATGACTCGTCCAAGTATCCATTTCGAAGGTGGCAAATTCGGTTCCTTGAGCAACACCATGTCGTTTTTCTGTAGATCTCGTTGAACCTTTTGCCATTTGGGTCTGTTTTGTAATGATGTCAAATATTCCTTATGCCACTGCTTCCAGAAACCTTGCATGAGAGTCTGTAAAAGATGCCAATTAGAACTtatcgaaaattttgaaaaatctaaatcAGGTTGAGGAATTGCACAATATGGTTCTCCAATCATGAAATGTGACGGAGTAAGTGCAATTGGTTCAAAATCGGAGGTCTGCCACATTGGGCGTGAGTTGAGTAAACATTCGATTTTGGAGAGAAGAGTATACATCTCCTCGTAGGTAAGTATATGTTCACCAATGACACGTGTGATGTGCTTCTTCACGGATTTCACACCTGCCTCCCACAGCCCACCAAAGTGGGGTGCAGAAGGTGGTATGAATTTCCAATCAATGGCGTCTTTAGATAGATGATCTGCAATGATATTGTTTCGCTGCTGGTCCATTAACAATTCATGCATCTCCCCGAGAAACCGTTTAGCACCATGGAAATTTGTGGCGTTGTCGCTCCATATTTCTGTTGGTTTTCCTCGGCGCGATACAAAGCGGTCTAGGGCCAAAATAAATGCACTGGATGACAAATCACCCACTAACTCGATGTGAACTCCCTTTGtcacaaagcaaacaaaaagagCTATGTAACCCTTGACAAATTTAGGGTTCCTTCCACGAGCCAAACGAAGAGTGATAGGTCCAGCATAATCGCAGCCAACTTTGCTAAATGGCCTTGAAAAACGAACCCTTTCGATTGGTAGATTCCCCATCATTTGTTCGGAAGTAGATTTTCTTTGCTTGAAGCAATCAATGCAGTCATTTACTACCTTTCTGACAATGTTTCGGCTGcctagaatgaaataattttgttttagcaaaGACACCATTAATGATACACCTGCATGTAAATAATGTTTATGGGTATATTCCACTATAAGTTTTGTTATTGGGTGCGATTTGCAGAGAATTATTGGGTGTTTTTCATTAAACGACAGTTCAGAGTTTTGTATACGACCGCCTACGCGAAGGACATTTTCACTATCAAGGAAAGGGGCAATTGATGAGAGTTTAGATCGCGAAGGcaagtatttatatttgttgAGACTTTCGATTTCAGCGgcgaataaaatatattgagaAGCTTTTATCAGGCAAGTTTTAGCGTGGTTTAGTTCTGAAGTTGAAAGAGCTTGTAGATCACGTAGCTCCGGAGCAAGGCGACGATTTTTAAGATAACGAAAAATGTATGCAACCACACGTACCGATTTTATCCAATCTGacgatttattaattatttgtctcagaatgttgttttcatttatttgggATACGAATACCTGGACTTTATTAGAATTCCTTTCCTCCAGCTGATCACTTGATACGTTCTGCAAATCATGTTGAGTTTTAGGCCATTCACTGCGGTTCATTTTAAGCCAAACTGGACCATTCCACCAGATATCAGTCGACTCGAGTTGAGATGGCGGAATTCCTCTTGATGGAACATCAGCAGGATTGTCGGCGGATCTAACATGATTCCAGGATTTCACCGGAATAGATGAAACTATCTCTGATGTTCTATTTCCAACAAAAACTGACCATTTTTTGGGCGGTGCGGCTAGCCAATGTAGGACAATGGACGAGTCTGTCCAAACAAATAATTGCATATGTTTTATCTGTAACgaaatcttgatttttttaactaagCGGGTTAATAAAAGAGCTCCACAAAGCTCAAGTCTAGGAAGTGAGAGCACTTTGATTGGAGCAACTTTCGTTTTAGCAGCGATTAATGAAATTGAGACAGTCCCATCTAGATTTTCACTTCTGCAGTAGATTACAGCTGCATATGCATCCAAGGAAGCATCACAAAATGCATGGAACTCGTAGTTCACTTTATTTGTCCACATTAGTCTCGGAATACGGATTGATTCCAATAAATGAAGTTCTTCTCGTATAGTGATCCAGCGATGCGAAAGTTCCTGTAGGATTTGGTCATCCCATCCTACACCCGCTCTCCACAAATCCTGAAAGAATATCTTTACAGCTACCACGACCGGAGCTAAAAAGCCAAGGGGATCAAAGATGCGCGATGCTTCGGATAGGATAGAACGTTTTGTACATGATGTTGACTGGTCCAAATTTACCTTGTACGAGAAACAATCCCCAGATGGACACCAGCGCAGCCCGAGGACCTTTACAGTCagagaattttcaaaatcgataggAGATAGTTCCCGTTGATCTTCAGGGAAGGATATGAGAAGTGGCCAGCAATTAGTTGTCCACTTACGAAGGTTAAAACCGGCAAGTGACAAAACCTCAACAAGCTCTTTTTGAAGAGCGATTAAATCTTCAATTGTATCAGCGCCTGTTACCAAATCATCGACATAAAAGTCATTAAGGATAACTGAAGAAGCTCGAGGGTGTGTTTCAGCAGAATCCAAAGCTAGTTGTTTAAGCGCGCGTTTCGCTAAGAATGAAGCAGCCGAGGTAGGTTACAGTTAAAAGCCTATAGTGTTTAATCGGAGATTCAGGATTTTCTCGCCATAGAATCCTTtgataatttgtatgttttggtGAAATCCAGATTTGTCTGTACATCTTTTCAATGTCCCCAGACATTGTATATACGTGACGACGAGAACGAAGACATATTGTAAATATGTCGCATTGGACTTCAGGGCCAACGAAAAGGGATTCATTTAAGGACCTCGAATCAGGTGATGACTTTGCGGAGTCATCAAAAACAACTCTCACTTTTGTTGTACTGCTATCAGCCTTGAACACGGCGTGGTGAGGTAGATAGTAAGAATCTGAATCGTTTATCTCTTTAACAGGTATTTCTTCCATGTGACCCAATGAAATGTATTCGTTTAAGAAGGAAGAGTATTGTTTTTGAAGTTCAGGATCACGAACGAATCTCTTTTCCATTGAATATAGTCGGTTGAGTGCGATTCGAGATGAGCTTTCAGATGTGGGTTTGCAATTGGGTTTGAATGGTAAATTAACCATGTATCTACCATCTGTATGGCGACTATGAGTTTGAATAAAATCATCCTCAGCTCTTTGTTCTTCAATAGACAAaggctgttcataaaaaatcTCTTCTAGACGCCAAAAGCGTTCCAAATCAAAGTACTTGGCATAATCAAGCTGTgtgcaaaatgattttataacgAAAGCTTCACTGGATGGTGTGCGATCATAGCTTCCAGCAATTACCCATccaaaaattgtcaacaaagAGTTAGGAGCACCTTGGTGTTTCgagaataatgttgaaaatattatcTGCTCCGATGAGCATATCAATCGTTCCTGGTTCATAAAATTTCGGATCTGCAAGATCCAACGAAAGAAATTGTGTTGTGTTTAAATTCAACGAAAGTGGCGGAAGCATAGACGtaagtttttttattacatGACAATCTATGTCTATGTGATTTGAATTGAAACGAGAGTGTAGTTTTAACGAAATGAGACCATTGGTTGTACCCGCAGAAGTTGATGCGACTCCAACAATAGGGATACGAGATGGTTTTCTAGGAAGACCCAAACGTTGGAGAGCTTTCTCCGTAATAAACGAGATTTGGGATCCTGAATCGAGTAGAATtcgaatgttttgaaaagagcCAAATTTATCCTGAACCTTAACGACGGCAGTAGGGAGAATTGTAGATTTAATAACGTTGGATTCGAGAGATGAATGAGCATTACGAGTAGATTCGAGAGAATGATGAGTAACAGCGGAGTTCGAAGGGTTTTGTGTCGATGGTTGTTCAGTTGTTTTATTAGTCGATGTAATTCTAGGTTCATGTACTAAGGTGTGATGTCTAGCATTGCACGACCTGCACCGAAATTTAGAATTGCATTTGTTAGATGCGTGTCCAACTCTAAGACAGTTGAAACAAATCGAgttttgtttaacgaattcgcGACGCGCGGTAGTATCAAGAGCGAGAAATGTCTTACAAAATGGAAGTATATGATCTTCCTTACACTTTGGGCAAGTAGTTTTTGCTTCAACGAAATGTTACCGAATATTGTTTGAAACTTTGTTCAATGTTTTAATAGGACAAGAGAATGAGCTACACGATTCGAGACAACTGCACTGATTTTGTAAAAACAGAAGAAATTCTTGGATGGTACAGTCATCCCGAAACTCTACCTTTTTTGCCCACgcttgttttgtttcactgtccaATTTTTGAACAAGAATATAGATCAACCAAGGATCTCTAGAGTTCATTTGTAACGCGTTCAAACCACGAACTATTTCATCAGCTCCATTTGTAAGCTTGCGAAGAGtttctaaattcaaattattagaCGACGGCAAGGCCATGAAACTTTTAATGAATGACTGTAcgattaaatgttttttgtcgTAACGCGCTTCAAGCTTATCCCAAGCTTCGAGATAATTTTCTTCGGTACACGAAATGTGCTTCAAAAGAGTAGCCGCTTCACCACCCAGAAATGATTtcagatattgaaatttttgcGTACCGGTTAGGGAGACATTGCAATCAATTGTTCCcgtaaacaaatctttaaaaaccGGTAAATCCTTATAGTCTCCAATAAAAACTGGAATTACAAGTTTTGGCAACACGACCGACTGACGAGAGTTTGATTTTTGCAAAACCGAAGCATTTATTGTTGATGCTTCATCACGATCCTTATCTGGATGTTTTCTTATAGACCCAGAAAGTTTAGAAAACGCTTCGAAATATTTCGTTTCATATTCCCCGTATTCGGGTTCAGGGTCGAGGAAACCTTCCTGGTCGTAGAACTCGTATAAATTATTTTGCTGCAAAACGAATTCAGACCAAGCTTCCTGAAGtttctttaattgaatttctaGCATGTCAATAGGGGTGGAATCGACGACTGATTCCGAAAATGTTGAAACCCTAGTGATTGTACCCTTTGCACGACCgcgtttttgtttgacaatattCATTTtgcagacaaattttatttaaattaaaaaaaaaaagattttgttctTATACCGATGactaaattgtttatttgtgcAATAATTGCAAGATATAGATGTGTACCATTCAATGCTTTCTAATGTACAACACGTTCTATTTGTAGTTTTatagttttcaattaattttttatgataaGTTTAACACCAAAATGCCAAAGAGTTTATGGAAAAAATGCcatataaattcttaaaattctcgAAGAAATCAATGTCTTTGACAGTTCTATATTCTGACTAAGAATTTTATTTGCGATATCAAATAGAATTTAGCcaataaattttacaaagcATAATATATAAccgtataaattaaataattgttcatgcaattaaagttttcatgcaaaaaaaaaaatcatgtgttCATCATATTGCATCGACCCGTTACGAggagcacttttttataaaaaaccatacatatatattggaaaaattgtatgcacaaggttttaattaattaaactttcACGCACTGATCAATTTttatccggctcgaaggaccattATGTTTTGGAttaatagtattttttgtttgtttgtttgtggaCTGTATtgtaatgtttaattttgtaaaaacaagtCTTTGCCAAAAAAGAAGTTTAGTAAATTTAGGTATATGtaaatgttatttaatattcaatattataagtaatttaatgtaatgtattgtacaatttatgttttgttaccAATGTCCAAGTTAGGTGTGTACTCTGTGGTGTCCAAAATGTAAGAGAAagaattttctgtttaaaaGTTAGACTTAGCATGTAAGAATATGAATAACAAAAGGAAtgcaaaaataatgataaaaaagttACGTTATTTTACAATGTTTGTTGGGAGCGAGAGTAAACAACAAAACCTGTTTTCGCTGTTGATGTTCttgctgctgatgttgttgctgttgctgatgttgttgatgttgttgttgctaaTGTCGTCCATGCCGTTGATGATTTCAACTCAGTTGAGAGATCTCCTATATTTGACGTTTCAcctgctgatgttgttgttgttcctgCTGCTGATGTTGCGGCCAGGCATGCTGCTGCTGTTACTGCTTTAGACAAATTTTCTCTCTATTATCAGAATGTGGGTGGCATACGCACGAAAACAAATCAATTCTATACATCCGTAGTGGATTGCACACATGATTTGATTGCACTCACGGAAACATGGCTCTATGATGGCTTACTTTCAACAGAATTATTTGATTCAAGTTTTGTCGTCTTCAGAAGAGACCGTAATCCAATATGTACTGGATTCAATAGAGGGGGTGGAGTGCTGGTTGCGGTGAACTCTGAATTTAATAGTAAGGAAATTGAGTTGTCAGACTGCTCGGGTATGATCGAACAAATATGTGTTTGCGTTGAACTGTCTATTAGATCTCATGatacaactttaaataaaattaaaatttatgtttttgtttcatatatACCTCCTAATTctgaatttattgtttataatgcacatgttaataatataaaaaatattgtttctaaatTTGATGATTATTGCTTTGCTGTAGTATTAGGAGATTTTAACCTTTGTAGTATTAAATGGCTTTATTCTCAAGATGATAAATGTTTATTTCCGattcatgttttaaaagattttgaagcTGTTGTAACTGATACTTTTTCTGCTTTAAATTTATCTCAAGTTAACAATGTTGTAAATGATATAGGTAGAATTTTAGATTTAGTTTATATTCATAATGAGTTTgatgttttaattattgaagATGAGAATCCATTATTAAGTAATAGTGTTCATCATAAAGCCTTAaatatagtatttaatttatcagTTTTTCGATCTTTATCTGATTCACTATCTATTAATGGAGTCAAATTAGACTTTAATAAGGCCGACTACAATTGcattaataattatattcaaaGTTTAGATTGGAATTCTCTTTTGCCTCAATATGAATTGTCTTCGTGCTTTTCTACTTTCATAAATATAGTCCATGATTTGTTTGATAAGTTTATACCTAAGAAGGCTTTGAGACGGGGATCGAATAAACcagtttggttttcaaaagGCTTATTACgcttaaaaaatgcattaattaAGGctcaaaaaagaagcaaaatcaattcaaattttcgagACAATTATTGTCGTCTGCTTAaggaatataattatttaaagaagtttttacATAATAAGTATTTATGGTCCATTGAATCGAAGATCAAAAATGATTCTAAATCGTTTTGGCATTTTTATAATGTAAAAAGGAAATCGGTGGGGATTCCCTCAAATATGAATTACATGGGTAACGTAAGCAGTGAGATATCTGAAATCTGTGACATGTttgcaactttttttcaatcgaATTTTGTGGCTGATGCCTCTAATCATGATGTTTTGCCAACTTATTCGCAAATAATTGATATGGGTTCTATGTTCATATCTGAGAAAGAGGTATATGCTGAACTTTCCAGCTTAGATTGTAGTTTAAGCATGGGACCCGACAATATACccgcaaagtttttgaaagagtgCGCATGTAATTTGTCTAAGCCCTTGTGTTACATA
This window of the Eupeodes corollae chromosome 3, idEupCoro1.1, whole genome shotgun sequence genome carries:
- the LOC129948917 gene encoding uncharacterized protein LOC129948917, with translation MNIVKQKRGRAKGTITRVSTFSESVVDSTPIDMLEIQLKKLQEAWSEFVLQQNNLYEFYDQEGFLDPEPEYGEYETKYFEAFSKLSGSIRKHPDKDRDEASTINASVLQKSNSRQSVVLPKLVIPVFIGDYKDLPVFKDLFTGTIDCNVSLTGTQKFQYLKSFLGGEAATLLKHISCTEENYLEAWDKLEARYDKKHLIVQSFIKSFMALPSSNNLNLETLRKLTNGADEIVRGLNALQMNSRDPWLIYILVQKLDSETKQASCNARHHTLVHEPRITSTNKTTEQPSTQNPSNSAVTHHSLESTRNAHSSLESNVIKSTILPTAVVKVQDKFGSFQNIRILLDSGSQISFITEKALQRLGLPRKPSRIPIVGVASTSAGTTNGLISLKLHSRFNSNHIDIDCHIRNFMNQERLICSSEQIIFSTLFSKHQGAPNSLLTIFGWVIAGSYDRTPSSEAFVIKSFCTQLDYAKYFDLERFWRLEEIFYEQPLSIEEQRAEDDFIQTHSRHTDGRYMVNLPFKPNCKPTSESSSRIALNRLYSMEKRFVRDPELQKQYSSFLNEYISLGHMEEIPVKEINDSDSYYLPHHAVFKADSTKRALKQLALDSAETHPRASSVILNDFYVDDLVTGADTIEDLIALQKELVEVLSLAGFNLRKWTTNCWPLLISFPEDQRELSPIDFENSLTVKVLGLRWCPSGDCFSYKVNLDQSTSCTKRSILSEASRIFDPLGFLAPVVVAVKIFFQDLWRAGVGWDDQILQELSHRWITIREELHLLESIRIPRLMWTNKVNYEFHAFCDASLDAYAAVIYCRSENLDGTVSISLIAAKTKVAPIKVLSLPRLELCGALLLTRLVKKIKISLQIKHMQLFVWTDSSIVLHWLAAPPKKWSVFVGNRTSEIVSSIPVKSWNHVRSADNPADVPSRGIPPSQLESTDIWWNGPVWLKMNRSEWPKTQHDLQNVSSDQLEERNSNKVQVFVSQINENNILRQIINKSSDWIKSVRVVAYIFRYLKNRRLAPELRDLQALSTSELNHAKTCLIKASQYILFAAEIESLNKYKYLPSRSKLSSIAPFLDSENVLRVGGRIQNSELSFNEKHPIILCKSHPITKLIVEYTHKHYLHAGVSLMVSLLKQNYFILGSRNIVRKVVNDCIDCFKQRKSTSEQMMGNLPIERVRFSRPFSKVGCDYAGPITLRLARGRNPKFVKGYIALFVCFVTKGVHIELVGDLSSSAFILALDRFVSRRGKPTEIWSDNATNFHGAKRFLGEMHELLMDQQRNNIIADHLSKDAIDWKFIPPSAPHFGGLWEAGVKSVKKHITRVIGEHILTYEEMYTLLSKIECLLNSRPMWQTSDFEPIALTPSHFMIGEPYCAIPQPDLDFSKFSISSNWHLLQTLMQGFWKQWHKEYLTSLQNRPKWQKVQRDLQKNDMVLLKEPNLPPSKWILGRVIEVHPGADERIRVVTVRTKNGDYVRPIVKLAPLPFSERPESSRGG